The stretch of DNA CGCGAGAACAGCGAGGCCATCCTCGCGGCCAACGCGGAGGACGTCGCGGCCGCCGAGGAACTGCTCGCCGAGGGCGAGTACACCCAGGCGCTGGTCGACCGGCTGAAGCTCGACGAGGGGAAACTCGAGAGCATCGCCGAGATGGTCGAGTCCGTCGCCGGCCAGACGGACCCGCTTGGCGAGACGCTGGCGGCGCGGGAGCTGGACGAGGACCTCGAACTGTACAAGGTCGCGGTCCCCATCGGCGTCGTCGGGACCATCTTCGAGTCCCGGCCCGACGCGCTGGTCCAGATCGCCGCGCTGGCGCTGAAGTCCGGCAACGCCGTCATCCTCAAGGGCGGCAGCGAGGCCAGCGAGTCCAACCGCGTCCTCTACGAGACCATCGTCGAGGCGACCGACGCGATGCCCGACGGCTGGGCCCAGCACATCGAGGCCCACGCCGAGGTCGACGCCCTGCTGGGGATGGACGACAAGGTCGACCTGCTGATGCCGCGTGGCTCCTCGGAGTTCGTCTCCTACATCCAGGACAACACCCAGATCCCCGTCCTTGGCCACACCGAGGGGGTCTGTCACGTCTACGTCGACGAGGCCGCCGACCTGGAGATGGCCGAGGACGTCGCCGTCGACGCCAAGGTGCAGTACCCCGCGGTCTGTAACGCCGTCGAGACGCTGCTGGTCGACGACGACGTGGCCGAGCAGTTCCTGCCCGGGGTCGTCGAGCGCTACCGCGAGGCGGGCGTCGAACTGCGCGGGGACGCGGCCACCCGCGAGGTGGTCGACGTCGACCCCGCGACCGACGACGACTGGCACGCCGAGTACGGCGACCTCGAACTCTCCATCAAGGTCGTCGAGGACGTCTACGAGGCGGTCGAGCACGTCAACGCCTTCGGCTCGAAACACACCGAGTCCATCCTCACCGAGGACGCCGACGCCGCCGAGACGTTCATGACCGGCATCGACGCCGCCAGCGTCTTCCACAACGCCTCCACCCGCTTCGCGGACGGCTACCGCTACGGCCTGGGCGCGGAGGTGGGCATCTCGACGGGCAAGATCCACGCCCGCGGCCCCGTCGGCCTCGACGGGCTGACGACCTACAAGTACTACCTGGAGGGCGACGGCCAGCTGGTCGCCACCTACGCCGGCGAGGACCCCCGGCCGTTCACTCACCGGGAGTTCGACGGCGACTGGCACCCCGGCCACCTGGCCGACGAGTAGCGTGGCGCGGTTCCCGGCCGAGGACGACCGGCACGCGCTGGCGGCGGACTGCCGGCGCTGTCCCGAACTCGCCGAGAGCCGCGAGTGCATCTCGTGGGGCAACGGCCCGCTGGAGGCCGACGTGGTCGTCGTCGGCGAGGCCCCCGCAGCCGGCGACCCCGACGCCGACGAGTGGCGCGGCGGCAACCTGACCGGGCTGGCCTACACCTCGCGGGCGTCGGGCCGGAAGATCCGCGATCTGTTGTCCGACGCCGGCTTCGGCCACGACGACTGTTACTTCACGAACGCGGTGAAGTGCCACCCGCCCGGGAACCGCGACCCGACCGACGCGGAGCTGGCGAACTGCCGGCCGTACCTCGTCGGCGAGGTCGAGACCGTCGCGCCGCGGGCGGTGCTGCCGACCGGGAAACACGCCACGCGGACGGTGCTGGCGCTTGACGACGCGGAACTGGCGGGCTTCCTCGACAGCGTGCTCACCGTCAGCGAGAGCGAGACGCTCGGCGTCCCCGTCGTCCCGCTGTTGCACCCGAGCTACCAGGAGGTGTGGCTCTCGCGACTGGGCTACGACCGCGCCGAGTACGTCGACGCCATCGCGGCGACGGTGGCCGAGGCCGCCGGCGACGGTCCCGCGTGACCGCCGGCGGAGAAACCTTCATACGCTCGCCGGCCACACCGCCGGACATGGACGACTGCATCTTCTGTCAGATCGTCGACGGCGAGATCCCGAGTCGCACGGTCTACGAGGACGACACCGTGCTGGCGTTCCTCGACGCCAACCCGCTGGCACGCGGACACACGCTCGTCATCCCGAAGGCCCACCACGAGCGGGTCGGCGAGATGCCGAGCGACGTGGCCGCGGCGGTGTTCGCGGCGGTCAACGACCTGACGCCGGCCGTCGAGGCCGCCGTCGACGCCCCCGGAACGACGGTGGCGTTCAACAACGGCGAGGCGGCGGGCCAGGAGGTCCCCCACGCCCACTGCCACATCGTCCCGCGGTTCGAGTCCGACGGCGGCCGCCCGATCCACTCGCTGTTCGGGGACCGGCCCGACCTCTCGGACGCGGAGCTGGACGACGTCGAGGCGGCCATCGAGGCCGAGCGGGACTGAGACGGACGGCGGTCCGACGGAGACCCGTAGCCTTTTATTCCAGGCCGTTATCCAGTGAACGGTATGGGGGTTCGCACACTCGCACTCGCGGGGGCGACCGGCGGTGCCGGGACGACACGCACGACGCTTGAACTGGCGGCCACGCTGGCCCGGGACGGGCGCTCGGTGGGCGTCCTCGACGCGGCCTACGCCACGCAGGGACTGGCGACCCACGTCGGGGACCGGATCCCGACCGACCTGACCGCCGTCGTCGCCGACGACGACCCGCTGGCCGAGGCGCTGGCCGACTGGGGGATCGACGCGCCGGGGAGGGTGGCGATCGCCCCGGCTCACGCGCCCTTCGAGCGGCTCGCTCGCGCGAAGACGCCGGCGGCCGCACAGGCCTTCGAACGTGCCGTCACGGACGCCGTCTCGCGGTTCGACCACGTCCTGATCGACGTGCCGCCGGTGGCGGCCAACCAGGCCGTCGCCGCCGTCTCGGCCGCCGACCGGACGGCGCTTGTCGCGCCGGCGACCGAGCGGGGCGTCGACCTGCTCCCGAGACAGCGGGGCCGGCTGCGCGACGTGGACGCGCCGGCCGACGCCGTCGTGGCGACCCGGGTGGACGCGGCGGGTGCCGTCGAGGTGCCCGACGCCGACTACGGGCTCCCGGCGGCCGCTCCGTCGGCACCGGTCCCGACGGCGCTGGACCCGGAACGGGACCTCGCGCCGGCGGCCGCCGTCGCCGCCGAGGGCCTGCTCGACGTGACCCTCGACGTCGAGTTCCCCGACCCCGGCCTCGTCGAGCGCCTGACCGGTTAGCGCTCGGGGAACGGGACGACCACGGCGGGCCGGTCGAGCGCCGCCAGCAGTCCGCGGGCGGTCGACCCGAGCCCGTCGTCGCCCTCGCGTCCGCCGTGTGGCCCCAGGATCACCTCGTCGGGGTCGTGTTCCGCGACGGCGGCGCGCAGTTCCGCGACGGGGTCGCCCGCTCGCGTCTCCGTCGCGGGCATCGCGGCGGCCAGCCGCGAGCGGGCGACGTTGGCGGCGTCGGCGGCGTCCCGGTCGGGGGCGTCCGGTTCGTCGACGGCGACGACCACGACGCTGTCCTCGCTGGGGTCGAGGCGGGGCTGGAGGTAGTCGGCGGCCGCGGCGGTGACGTGGACCGACGCGGTGGCGACGAGGAAGTCGGTCATGGCCGTCGCTCCGGGCCGGCGGGCCTTGGCGGTTCCGGCCCGAGCGACGAACTTACGTACGGGCTCGCGCTACCGGGACGCGTGCGCGTCGAGAACAGTTTCATCGGGGTCGACGGCGTCGGCGAGCAGACCGAGCGGTCCATCTGGCGGCAGGGGGTCACCCACTGGGACGAGTTCGAGCCCGGCGTCGTCGGCGGGAAGCGCGGCGACCGCATCGCGCAGTTCATCGACGAGGGGTACGACCACCTCGACGACGAGGACGTCGCGTTCTTCGACAGCCGGTTCCCCAGCGGCGAGCGCTGGCGGCTCTACGAGACGTTCCGCGACCGGGCCTGCTTCTTCGACATCGAGACGACGGGGTTAGACGAGCGCCGGAACCGGGTGACGACGGTCAGCCTCCACCAGGACGGCGACACGCAGACGCTGGTGGCCGGCGACGACCTCACCGCGGGGAACCTCCGGGCGGCCTTCGCCGACGCCGACCTCCTGGTGACGTTCAACGGCAAGCGCTTCGACGTCCCCTTCCTCGAACACAACTTCGACGTCGACCTCGACCGCCCCCACCTCGACCTGATGTACACCTGCCGGCAGCTCGATCTCACGGGCGGGCTGAAGGAGATCGAGGGGGCCGTCGGCATCGAGCGCGACCGGCCGGACATCTCCGGGAAAGACGCCGTCCGCCTGTGGCGCGAACACGAGCGGGGTCGGGACGGCGCGCTGGAGACGCTGGTCTCGTACAACCGCGAGGACACGGTGAACCTCCGGACGCTGGCCGACGAGGTGACCGGCCGGCTGGACGAGCGGGTCTTCGAGGGGTAGTCAAGCCGCCGGCGCGTCGTCGACGGTCGCACCGTCCTCGGGCCGCAGCAGGTGCGTCCGGCCGGCGAGAAAGCCCAGCAGGAGGCCGGTGAAGTGCGCGATCAGCGCGACCCCGGGGTTGGCGGTCGCGACGGTGACGGCCGCCGCCAGCACCGCCGCGACGGCCAGCTGGGTGCGGCCCGAGAGGTTGAACCCCCCGACGACCGTCTCCGTGACCCGGTTCCCGCCGAGCAGGTAGCCGAACAGCCCGAAGACGGCACCGCTGGCCCCGAGGACGCTGACGTGCCCGGGCAGGCCGGGCACGAGCGAGCCGAGGACGCCGACGGCCGCGACCTGTGCGACGCCCGAGAGCGCCCCGACGGAGACGAAGAAGGCGTGAAAGCGGGCGCTGGTCGTCACCCGCTCCAGCAGGAGGCCGGCAAGCGCCAGCGCCGCGGCGTTGGCCAGCAGGTGTCCGACCCCGGCGTGGGCGTAGACGCTCGTCACGATCGTCCACGGCTGTGCGAACAGCGGGTTCGACAGGGCGAACGGGGCGCGCTGGGGAGCGACCAGTCCGACGACCTGCTGGCAGGCGAAGACGACCGCAAGCAGCCCCAGCGTGACCACGGTGGGGCTCTCGGAGGGACTGCGCATACCCGGTATTGGCGGCCGAGCCACGTGAAATTACGGGTGGGCGACCGCCGCCGCGGCCGGCGGCCACCGTTATCCGTGCCCGGGTCGAACGTCGACGGGATGACCGGCGTCTACGAACGCGCACTCGGCGACGACGCGGCGGCCCTCCACCCGAAGGTCCGGGAGCGGTACAGCACCGGCCCCGACGACGGGGTCACCGTCGGGCAGGGCGAGATGGACATCACCCGCGGGACCCACGTCCTCCCGGCGCTGTACGCGATGGCCAGTCGCGACATGCTGTTCCCGGAGGCCGGCCACGGGGTCCCGTTCTCGGTGACCACCGTCGGGTACGAACTCGACGGCCACGAGGCGATGACGACCCGCCGGACCTTCGAGTTCGGCGGCAAGCGCCGCCGCTTCGACTCCGTGACGGTGTGGGACGAGCGCGGCGAGCGCCTGCTGGACTTCCTCGGCCGGGGCGGGCCGATCGCGACCGAACTGCACCCCCGCGTCGAGGCCGGCGCGCTGGTCGTCGAGGCGGGCCGCCAGTGGCTCCACCGCGACGGCGACTACCACCGGCTGCCCGGCTTCCTCGCGGCCGGCGTCGAGGTCCGGGACCGCTACGACGAGACCGACGAGCGCTACCACGTCCTCGCCACCGTCGAGAACGCGCTGGCGGGCCACGTCCTCAGCTACCGCGGGTCGTTCACGCAGGCGATGACCGGGCGCGAGGCGGTCGGCGACCTCCGACCGCTGGCCGGCCTGCCGGACCTGCCGCCGCGATGAGCGACGGGGCCGAGGGCGCAATCGGAGGGGAGGTGCCCGGCGTCGCGGTCACGGACGCCAGCGCCGTCGGGGGCGCTGTGCTCTGGACTGCCCTCGTCGCCGCCGGGACGTTCGGCCCGGTCGAGCGTGCGCTCGCGCTCGCACCGCTCGTGCTGGTCCCGCTCGGTCTCGGGATGGCGGCGACGGCGGCGTTCGGCGGGGCGGCCGGGCGACTCGTCGGCGCGGCGGCGTGGCTCCAGCCCGTCGGGGCTGTCCTGCTCGCCGCGTCGCTGGCGCTCCCGGTCGGCGGTGTGCCGGCGGCCGCGCTGGCGACGCCGTGGCTGCTCGTGGCGGCCGCGATCGGATTCGCCGCCGTCCTGCGGACCCGCGCTCGCGGCGGGCTCGCGCTCCCCGAGACGGCCGCCGACGCCGGCTTCGCGTACCTCCCGGTCGGCGCGACGGCGCTGTTGCTCCACCACCTCGGGGTGACGTTCTGGTTCGACGCCGCCATCGTCTTCCTGACCGCGGTACACTTCCACTACGCCGGGTTCCTCCTGCCGGTGCTGACCGGGCTGACGGGCCGGTGTGCCGGCGGAAGCGACGACCGACTGTTCCGCCGCGTCGCGGGCGTGATCGTCGTCGGACCGGCACTGATCGCCGTCGGCATCTCGTTCTCGCCGCTGGTCGAGGTGGTCGCCGTCGGCGTCTTCACCGTCGCAGTCGCGCTGTTCGGCGGACACGTCCTCCTGTGGGTCGCGCCGACGCGACCGCGCCCGCAGGCAGTCCTGCTCGCGGTGTCGGCGCTCGCGCTGCCGCTCTCGATGGCGCTGGCGCTGGGCTACGGCGTCTCGGCGTTCACCGGCTGGTCGCTGGGGCTGGACCTCGCGACGATGGTGGCGCTGCACGGCTCGCTCAACGCCTTCGGGTTCGGCCTGCTCGGGACGGTCGGGTGGCGGCTGGCGGTGCCGGACGCGACCGGCGAGTGACCACGCTCACTCTAGCGACGCGCCGCAGTGCCGACAGGCCTCGCGGTCGAGCCGGTTCGGTGCCCCACAGTCCCCGCAGTTCCGTCGCTCGGTCGACGTCGCCGCCCCGAAGACGCCGCTGTACTGCGCGAGGACGAGCCCGGCCACCACCAGCGACGCCGCCAGTCCCCAGCCGACCGGTCCGAGGAAGAGCAACCCGACGACGGCGACGGCGAGCAGGGCGACGAGGGTGGCCGAGACGAGCGCGTCGGCGCGGTCCATAGCGGCAGTGTGCGGGACGGCAGAATACGCTTTGTGGTGGTTACTGCTCGGCGCGACCCGGGTCGAGCCGATAGCGGGCGGTCGGTTCGCCCTCGAACTGCGGACCGGTGCCGGTCCGCGTGAAACCGACGGACTCGACGGCGGTCTCGACGGCGTCTTCCCCGTCGGGGACCAGCAGCTCCACGTCCATCCGCTCGCGCTCGGCGAAGGCGATGGGCTCGGCCAGCAACCGCTCGCAGGCGTCGGCCGACCCGGCGAGCTGTGTGACGTGGACGGTCCCCTGTTTGGCGTCGTAGCTGACGAACCCGACGATGGTGTCTTCCTCGGTCGCGACGCGGACCGTCCGGTCGTGGACGAGGTTGCGCATCACGTCCGGCGGGCTGTCCGCGAGCTCTGCGAGCCGCCCGGCGTCGGCCTCGACGGCGTCGCGTATCTCCATACCCGTGGGTCGGAGCCACACGCTATTAAACGGTGTGTCGGGGCCCCGGCGCGGTCCCCGAACCGAAGCAGATGAACACAGTTATCCCGAGCGACTGCCAACGCGCTGGCAATGACTCACGTTCGCACGGTGCAGGTGGTCGTATGCGCGTAATCGCCAAGTTCGGGGGGACGAGCCTCGGGAACGGCGACCGCATCAACCGGGCCGCCGACTCCATCGCGGCGGCCGTCGAGCAGGGCCACGAGGTCGGCGTCGTCGCCTCGGCGATGGGCAACACGACCGACGAACTGCTCGACGGGATCGAGTACGACGCCGCCGACGAGGACCGCGCCGAGATCGTCTCGATGGGCGAACGCACCTCCGTCCGGATGCTGAAGGGCGCGCTGGCCGCCCGGGGGATCGAGGCCGTCTTCCTCGAACCCGGGAGCGAGGACTGGCCCATCATCACCGACGAGTACGGCGAGGTCGACGTCGAGGAGACGAGGAAACGCGCCCACGCGCTGGCGGGACAGATGAAAGACGTCGTCCCGGTCCTCACCGGCTTCCTGGCCGAGGACTACGGCGGCAACGTCACGACGCTGGGCCGAGGCGGGTCGGACACGACGGCCGTGATGCTGGGCAACTACATGGACGCCGACGAGGTCGTCATCGTCACCGACGTCGAGGGCGTCATGACCGGCGACCCCCGCGTCGTCGAGGGCGCGCGCAACGTCGGCGAGATCAGCGTCGACGAACTCCGCTCGCTGTCGTTCCGCGGGGCCGAGGTGGTCGCCCCCTCCGCGCTGTCGTACAAGGACGCCGACCTTGGGGTCCGGGTCGTCCACTACCAGCACGACGACCTGCTGCGGGGCGGGACCTCCATCGAGGGCGAGTTCCAGAACCTCATCGACCTCCAGGAGAACCCGCTGTGCTGTGTCACCGTCGCCGGCCGCGCCATCCGCAACAGCCCCGGCATCCTCGCGCAGCTCTCCTCGGCCATCGGCGACGCGGACATCAACATCGAGGCCAACTCCTCCGGGATGGACTCGCTGACGTTCTACGTCGACGGCGACGACGCCGACGAGGTCGAGGCGCTGCTCCACGAGCAGATCGTCGAGGACGAAGCCCTCTCCTCGGTCACCGTGGAAGACGAGATCGCCGTCATCCGGGTCACCGGCGGCGACCCGAACCAGGCCGCGCTCCCCTACCGCGTCGTCGAACCGCTGGCCGACGCCCACATCCACCTCTACGACGTCATCACCTCCGCGACCAGCGTCTCCGTGTTCGTCCCCTGGGCGGACCGCGAGCAGGCGCTGGAACTGATCCAGGACGTCTTCTAAGGACCCCACTTTTTCACGTCGTCGGGTGGCCTCGCGCGGCGAAGCCGCGCTGCGGGCACCGCTCCTGGCAAAGGCGTGGGAAAACCGCCGGCACGCTCCGCGCGACCGGTGAAACGCGGCGCGAAGCGCCGCGGATGCTCGATAACCGCGATAGCTACCCGCAACTGCGACCCCACTGTACCCGCGACCGCTACCGCCCGGCTCCGCGACCGGCTACCGGCCCTGCGTCAGTCGGAAGCCGATCTGTCTGGGGAGGCCCGCCTCCTCGACGGCCGAGATGACGGCGCTGGTGTCGTACTCGACGCGGCGTTCCTCGACGGCCAGTTCGTCGAGGTCGAGGACCGCGTAGGCCGCGCGGTGGTCGTCGTCGCGGGGCTGGCCGACGCTGCCGGGGTTCAGCACGACTCCCGCGTCGTACACCTCGTGGTACTGGTGGTGGGTGTGGCCCATCACGAGCACGTCCTCGTCGCCCAGCAGGTCCGGTCCGAACTCCTCGGGGTAGGTGTAGTGGTCGGGGTCGTCGGGGTGGCCGTGGACGAGCTTCACGCGGCCGTCACACGCCCGCCGCTGCTCGGGCAGGGCCGCGAGCCAGTCCAGTTGCGCCTCGGAGAGCTGCCCGACGGCGTGTTCGACGCCGGCCCTGGCCATACTGTTGAACGCGAACGGCGTCTCGTCGGCGACGGCGCGGTCGTGGTTGCCCATCACCGTCGGGACCTCGTCGTCCGGCCAGGGGACGCCCTCGGGGAGGCCGGCGGACGTGCCCCGCATCGCGTCGACGCAGTCGGCGTGCCAGGGGTTGTAGCCGACCACGTCGCCGGCACAGAGCAGTCGGTCGACGGGAGGCATGTCCGACAGCACCGCCGCCAGCGCGACCCTGTTCCCGTGGATGTCGGAGATGACGCCAACCTTCATTACGTCGCCCTAACAGGTGGGGGGTCTTGAGTGGTGCCACTAGCTCAGTCCGTGTGCCGCCCCCTCACTCGCCGTTGTAGACGGCCACGTCGAAGTCGCCGACGGTGCCGTCGACGCCGGCGGCACAGACCGCGTGTTCGTACTCGTGGTCGTAGACCTCGCGGGCGGCCCCCGCGGCGTCGTCGGCGGCCAGGTCGAATGCGGTGGGGCTGTCCGCCTCGTAGGTCGCGACCAGCGTCGGCTCGGCGACCTCCTCGACGAGCAGCGCGTCCCGCCGGACCGTCCCGACGACCGCACCCGGACCGTCGGCGGTCGTCGTCGGGTCCGACCCGTCGACGCCGACGACGCCGGCCACGCGGGGGGTGTCGTAGTCGTCCTTCTCGAAGTCCAGCGCCAGCAGCGGCTCGGCGACGGCGTCCCGCGCCGGGTAGCCCAGTGCGAGCTTCTCGGCGATCGGGTCGACGTGGGAGCCGTTGCCCACGACGGCACCGCGGTCGGTCACCCTGACTCCGTTGTAGGAGATGTAGGGGTTGTCCGTCTCCGGGGCGTCGGGGGTCGGTTCGACGGTGACGGTCCCGTCGCGCTGGACGGCCCGGCGGTTTGGGAACGACCGCGAGGAGACGCGGTAGGCACCGACGCGCGGGCTGACGACGACGAAGCGTCCGACGTACATACGCGCTGGTGGCGGCCAGCGCCGCATAGCCGTGTCGATGTTCGGCGACGGGGTTGCCGCCGTCGCCCCCGTTGAAGTGTCGGCCGGTCGAACGGCCGCCGTGACCGACCTGTCCCTCCGCCGGTACGACCCCGCCGACGCCGACGCCGTCTGGGACCTCCACGTCCGGGCGCTCCGGGACGCCGGCGGCGACGACGAGGCGTCCGTCCACCGGGACACGGATCTCCGTACGGTAGAGAGCGAGTACATCGATTCGGGCGGCGAGTTCCTCGTCGGCGAGCGCGGCGGCGAGGTGGTGGCGACGGGCGCGTTCCAGCCACATCTGTCCGACCCCGAGGCCGTCGTCCTCCGACGGCTGCGTGTCGACCCCGCCTGCCAGCGCCGGGGGTACGGCACGCGCGTCCTCCACGGGCTGGAGGCCCGCGCCCGCAAGCGGGGCTTCGAGCGGGTGGAGCTGGACGCCGCGCTCGGCCAGGACGCCGCCGTCGCGTTCTACGAGCACCACGGCTACGAGCGGATCGGCCGGGAGTACGTCGAGCCCGCGGACACGACGCTGCTGTTCTTCGAGAAGTCGCTGTGACGCCTGCTGTCGTGTCACAGACCCGGACTGATCGCGCAACGCTTACAAGGCACCACCGGGTACGGTCTGGTGCGCTCAGTCCATTGGGGTAGCGGCCAATCCTGAAGCCTTCTGGGGGCTTCGACCCTGGTTCGAATCCAGGATGGACTACTTCTGTCGCGACCAGTCCGGGAGCGACGGCGTCGTGACGCCTGATTCGAACCCCGGCAGACGAGCACCGCGAGTCTGCCGTCGGTTCGAATCCAGGACGGACTACTTCTCTCCGACGCTGGGCCGCGAGCCGCGGCACCACCCGGCTACTTGAGCCTCCGTCACGGAGGTAGGGTATGTCGCCCGAACACGTCCTCGTGCCGCTGGACGGGTCGCCGCTGGCCGACGACGCACTGGCCCACGCGCTGGCGACGTTCGACTGCCGCGTGACGGTGTTGAACGTCGTCAAGCCCATCGACAGCGGGATGAGCGAGGGCGGCGTCCTGGAACCGGGCGAAGAACGCCGCGAGGCGGCGACGGCCCGGGCCGACCGGCTGGTCGAGGACGCGGCACGGCGGGCCGCCGAGGCCGACCGGACCGTCGAGACGGTCGTGGCGACGGGCGACCCCGCCGAGACCATCCTCGACTACGTCGCGGCCCACGACGTGGATCAGGTGGTGATGGGCGGCCACGGCGGCGACCGCAGCGACCTCGCGCGGCGGTTGCTGGGGACGGTCGCGACGACGGTCGTCGGCGAGGCACCGGTGACGGTGACGGTGGTGCGCTAGGCCAGCCCCAGCACGGTCGCGAAGAGGCGGTAGACGCCGAACCCGAGGGCGACGGAGCTGACCAGCGTCAGGACCCAGAACCCGATCGTGACGCCGATCTTCCGGCGTGAGACGCCCGCGGAGCCGCCGGCCAGCCCGCCGCCGATGACCCCGGAGATGATGATGTTGTTGAACGAGATGGGGATGCCAAGCGCGATCGCGACCTGGGCGATGATGAACCCCGGGACCAGCGCCGCGATGGAGCGGCGCACCCCCAGCTGGGCGTACTCGCGGGCGGTCGCCTGCAGGAGACGGGGCGCGCCCATCCACGCGCCGCCGAGGATGCCGACGGCCCCCACGGTCAGCAGCACGACGCCCGGGAGTCCGAGTTCGGCGCGGTAGAGGTTCTCCAGCGGGCCGGTCGCGAGGCCGACCTGCGAGCCGCCGCTGGAGAAGGCGACGACGGCCCCGAGGACGACCAGGAACGTGCGGATGCCCCGCTCGACGGACGCCTGGGTGCGCCGGCGGATGAACAGGAAGCTCGCGGCGGCCAGCGTGGCGGTCGCGAGGGCGGCGACGCCGGGTACCGGGACGAACAGCGCGGCGACGCCGGCCAGGGAGTTCTGGGCCGCGCCGGGTGGCGCGGGCAGGACGCTCAGTTCGACGTTGGCGACGATGCCACCGACGACGGCCGCCAGCAGCGGGACGCCGACGGTCTCGGGGATGTCGTCCCGGCGGAGCACCGTCGCGGTGAGGTAGGCGAGGCCGCCCGAGACAGGCGGGACGAGCGCCCAGAACAGGGCGATGCGCCGGTAGGTGTCGAACACCGGCGCGCCGCCCAGCGAGAGCCCGACGCCGATCATCGCGCCGGTCGTGGCGAAGGCGGCCGGGACCGGGTAGCCGGTGTAGACGCCGAAGGCCATGAACGCCGTCGCGGTCAGCAGCCCCGCCGTCGCCGCCAGCGACGTGATCTGGACGCCGCCGATGAGACCCGCGCCGACCGTCTCGGAGATGCTGCCGCCCTGCGTGAGCGCGCCCAGCGCGGCGAGGATGCCGATGAGGAAGGCGGCCCGCATCGTCGAGATGGCGTTGGCACCGATCGCCGGGGCGAAGGGCGGCGAGTTGCTGTTCGCACCGAGCGCCCACGCGGTGACGAGCCCGGTCAGCGTCGCGAGCGCGACCAGCGCCCAGAAGAGGACGTCTACCACCTGCGAGTCAGCCCTCCGGAGCGGGTCGGGAGTCGTTCATCACAGGGAGTTCACACGACGGGGCGATAAGCGTTCCCGCGCGAACCGGCGGGTGTGGGCCGAACACTCATACGGGCGGGCGACGGACTCCCCGGTATCGAATGTCGCGCCGCTACGACCACACACGGGTCCAGGAGTACTGGCAGCACGTCTGGGAGCGGGAGGGCGTCTACGAGTGTCCCGACCCCGCCGACGGCGACCGGACGTACGTCCTCGGGATGTTCCCCTACACCTCCGGGTCGCTGCACATGGGCCACATCCGCAACTACGCCATCACCGACGCCCACGCCCGCTACCGGCGGATGGCCGGCGACGACGTGTTGCACCCGATGGGGTGGGACGCGTTCGGCCTCCCGGCCGAGAACGCGGCCTACGAGCGGGACACCGATCCCGAGTCCTGGACCCGGACCTGCATCGAGCGGATGCGCGACGACCTGCAGGAGATGGGCTTCGGGTACGACTGGTCCCGGGAGATCACCACCTGCGACCCCGACTACTACCGCTGGAACCAGTGGCTGTTCACCCGCCTGCACGACGCCGGCCTCGTCGAGTACGACGCCGCGACGGTGAACTGGTGTCCCGACTGCGAGACGGTGCTGGCCGACGCCCAGGTCGAGACCGAGTCGGGTCACGACCACGCCCACGGCGGCGTCTGCTGGCGGTGTGGCACCGGCGTCGAGCGCCGGGAGCTGGACCAGTGGTTCTTCACGATCACCGACTACGCCGACGAGCTGTACGACGGGCTGGACGACCTGGAGGGGTGGCCGGAGGGGGTCCGGGACAGCCAGCGAAACTGGATCGGCCGTCAGTCGGGTGCCGAGGTCGCCTTCGCGGTCGAGGGCCACGGCGAGGTGACGGCGTTCACGAAGCGACTGGACACGGTCCACGGGGCGACCTACCTCGCGCTGGCCCCCGGCCACGAGGTCGTCCGGGACCTGGCC from Haloarcula litorea encodes:
- a CDS encoding uracil-DNA glycosylase, whose protein sequence is MARFPAEDDRHALAADCRRCPELAESRECISWGNGPLEADVVVVGEAPAAGDPDADEWRGGNLTGLAYTSRASGRKIRDLLSDAGFGHDDCYFTNAVKCHPPGNRDPTDAELANCRPYLVGEVETVAPRAVLPTGKHATRTVLALDDAELAGFLDSVLTVSESETLGVPVVPLLHPSYQEVWLSRLGYDRAEYVDAIAATVAEAAGDGPA
- a CDS encoding HIT family protein; the protein is MDDCIFCQIVDGEIPSRTVYEDDTVLAFLDANPLARGHTLVIPKAHHERVGEMPSDVAAAVFAAVNDLTPAVEAAVDAPGTTVAFNNGEAAGQEVPHAHCHIVPRFESDGGRPIHSLFGDRPDLSDAELDDVEAAIEAERD
- a CDS encoding DUF4166 domain-containing protein is translated as MTGVYERALGDDAAALHPKVRERYSTGPDDGVTVGQGEMDITRGTHVLPALYAMASRDMLFPEAGHGVPFSVTTVGYELDGHEAMTTRRTFEFGGKRRRFDSVTVWDERGERLLDFLGRGGPIATELHPRVEAGALVVEAGRQWLHRDGDYHRLPGFLAAGVEVRDRYDETDERYHVLATVENALAGHVLSYRGSFTQAMTGREAVGDLRPLAGLPDLPPR
- a CDS encoding universal stress protein, whose protein sequence is MTDFLVATASVHVTAAAADYLQPRLDPSEDSVVVVAVDEPDAPDRDAADAANVARSRLAAAMPATETRAGDPVAELRAAVAEHDPDEVILGPHGGREGDDGLGSTARGLLAALDRPAVVVPFPER
- a CDS encoding ribonuclease H-like domain-containing protein is translated as MRVENSFIGVDGVGEQTERSIWRQGVTHWDEFEPGVVGGKRGDRIAQFIDEGYDHLDDEDVAFFDSRFPSGERWRLYETFRDRACFFDIETTGLDERRNRVTTVSLHQDGDTQTLVAGDDLTAGNLRAAFADADLLVTFNGKRFDVPFLEHNFDVDLDRPHLDLMYTCRQLDLTGGLKEIEGAVGIERDRPDISGKDAVRLWREHERGRDGALETLVSYNREDTVNLRTLADEVTGRLDERVFEG
- a CDS encoding rhomboid family intramembrane serine protease, with amino-acid sequence MRSPSESPTVVTLGLLAVVFACQQVVGLVAPQRAPFALSNPLFAQPWTIVTSVYAHAGVGHLLANAAALALAGLLLERVTTSARFHAFFVSVGALSGVAQVAAVGVLGSLVPGLPGHVSVLGASGAVFGLFGYLLGGNRVTETVVGGFNLSGRTQLAVAAVLAAAVTVATANPGVALIAHFTGLLLGFLAGRTHLLRPEDGATVDDAPAA
- a CDS encoding glutamate-5-semialdehyde dehydrogenase produces the protein MTDATERQVEQAQSAALRLANVDAAERDAALEAIADAVRENSEAILAANAEDVAAAEELLAEGEYTQALVDRLKLDEGKLESIAEMVESVAGQTDPLGETLAARELDEDLELYKVAVPIGVVGTIFESRPDALVQIAALALKSGNAVILKGGSEASESNRVLYETIVEATDAMPDGWAQHIEAHAEVDALLGMDDKVDLLMPRGSSEFVSYIQDNTQIPVLGHTEGVCHVYVDEAADLEMAEDVAVDAKVQYPAVCNAVETLLVDDDVAEQFLPGVVERYREAGVELRGDAATREVVDVDPATDDDWHAEYGDLELSIKVVEDVYEAVEHVNAFGSKHTESILTEDADAAETFMTGIDAASVFHNASTRFADGYRYGLGAEVGISTGKIHARGPVGLDGLTTYKYYLEGDGQLVATYAGEDPRPFTHREFDGDWHPGHLADE
- a CDS encoding ParA family protein, producing MGVRTLALAGATGGAGTTRTTLELAATLARDGRSVGVLDAAYATQGLATHVGDRIPTDLTAVVADDDPLAEALADWGIDAPGRVAIAPAHAPFERLARAKTPAAAQAFERAVTDAVSRFDHVLIDVPPVAANQAVAAVSAADRTALVAPATERGVDLLPRQRGRLRDVDAPADAVVATRVDAAGAVEVPDADYGLPAAAPSAPVPTALDPERDLAPAAAVAAEGLLDVTLDVEFPDPGLVERLTG